Genomic window (Rhodohalobacter sp. SW132):
ATCATTAAAAGAGCTTGGATACACACAGCCCACCCCAGTTCAATCAAAAGCCATCCCAATTGCCCTGAAAGGAACTGATGTCCTTGCATCAGCACAGACCGGTACTGGTAAAACCGCTGCTTTTGCTATACCCATTTTACAGAATCTGAGCAGTAGTACGGATACAAACCAGAGAAACAGGAAAATCCGCAGCCTGGTTGTAACACCCACCCGGGAACTTGCCATACAGATTGATGAGAGCCTGAAAAATTACGGCCGATATACCGATCTGAGAAGTACCGTGATATTTGGAGGTGTGAACCAGAAAAAACAGGTAAAAGAACTTAACCGTGGCGTGGACATTCTCACGGCAACACCCGGACGCTTACTCGACCTGATGAACCAGGGGCACATTTCACTTCGGGATGTAGAAGTTTTTGTACTTGATGAAGCCGACCGCATGCTCGATATGGGCTTCATCCATGATGTGAAAAAGATTATGGCGGATCTGCCAAAAAAACGCCAGACCCTCTTCTTTTCTGCAACCATGCCGCGTGAAATTGTTTCGCTTTCGAACTCCATCCTGCATAATCCTGTAAAAATAGAAATCACCCCGAATGAGCCAACCGTTGAAGCGATCTCGCAGGGCATTTACTTTGTGGATAAAGGAAATAAAAAACAACTGCTGCTTGATGTACTGCAGGATAGTGAAATCGAATCGGCACTTGTTTTCACACGCACCAAGCATGGCGCTAACAAAATTGTAAAGCTGCTCAACAAAAACAGCATTGAAGCAGAAGCCATTCACGGAAATAAATCACAAACGGCGCGTCAGCGTGCGCTGGGTAATTTTAAAGACCAGAAAACCCGTATTCTGGTTGCAACGGATATTGCCGCGCGCGGTATTGATGTAGATGAGTTGAAACACGTCATCAACTACGAAATACCTAACATTCCTGAAACGTATGTTCACCGAATTGGACGAACGGGCCGTGCCGGAGCCAATGGCACTGCACTTTCATTTTGTGATGCGGTTGAAAAAGAATATCTCCGTGATATTGAAAAACTCATCGGGAAAAATATCCCGGTTGTAGACGACCACGAATACCCGCTTGTGGATCACAATCCTCCTGATCCCAAAAATCAGCAGAATTCCAACAATGGAAAGTCCAGGAAGAATAACAACAAGAGCCGCAATCAGCAGAAGAGCCGATCAACTTCCGGGCGTAAAAGAAAACGCAGCAGGAACTGAAGAAATCAATGATCCCTTATCCTATCGGTAAGGGGATCATACTTCCTTTTCTTTATTCAGGCTGAGGTATGCTCTCATCCCATCAAAAACCAGCTCTTGCCGAAAATTCACGCTGAGTGAAAATCGCTTTCGCAGATCTTCAGAAAGTTTCAGGCCATCACCACCCGCACTATAGATTTTTACGGATGGGTTCTGTTTCCTGTACTTCTCTACAAATGAAGCAATGGAGTAAATAAATCCGCCATAAACTCCCCAGCGAAGGGACTCCTCTGTTGACCGCCCCGGGAAATGGTCGGGCAGTGAATGATCCGTTTGCGGCAGCTCGGGCAAAATTTGCTGCATCCCTTTCCGGTATACCGCCAGACCGGGCATGATCACGCCTCCCTTGAAAGAAAAATCCCCTGACATGTAATCGATCGTACAGGCTGTACCTGAATCTATGACAATAACATCCTTTCCGCCAGCATCTGTGGCCGCGCCAAGACACGCCAGAACCCTGTCAATTCCCAGAGTCTCCGGTGTCTTGTAATCCAGTGATACAACGCCAAGGTTTTTGTATGTGATCTGCTGAACATTAAGGCGGTTGTGGGTGTCATTTATCACCTCAGTCATATCCTTCCGAACAGACGAGAGCAGAATCTGTTCGCCATCCGTTAGATTTTGCATCTCTTTTTTCAGAAGGGCTGGCTGCTCTGTTTCTACACGGAAAATCTCATCAAATTTTTCAGGGTGAACTCTCACTGCTTTTACAGCTGTGTTTCCGGCCTCAATAAAAATCATATCCTGATAAGGTTATATACATTGAATCTTACCATCTGACTGCCTATAAATGTATCTTCGTAAATGGTTTCTTACTGCATTCTGTTTTGTAGCCGAATATAGTAAAAACATTCACCTGAACGCATCAATAATTTATTTTATGGATATCAAAAACAAAATCGCCATTGTAACTGGAGCAAGCAGCGGAATTGGCACAGAATTCAGCCGAAAACTCATACAGGAAGGAGCAACCGTTTACGGACTTGCCAGGAATATTGACCGGTTGAAGGAGCTGCAAAACATTTTAGGCGAATCATTCCTGCCAGTAAAAATGGATGTAACCGATCACGAAAAAATTGCTTCCTGGGTGGGTAAAACGTTTACCGAAGGCAAAGGTCCTGATATTCTGATCAACAACGCCGGACTCGGCTTGTTTGGCCCCGTAGACGAACTGAAGCTGGAAGATTGGGAGACCATGATGAATGTAAATGTAAACGGCATTTTTTATCTCACCCGTCAGATCGTGCCGCTGATGAAGCGATCCGGCTCACACTCGCACATTATCAATATTGCATCTATTGCAGGAATGCTCGGTAATCCAAATCTATCGGGTTACAATGCAACCAAGTTCGCTGTCCGCGGTTTTAGTGAGGCGCTTTTCAAGGAGCTTCGGTATGATAAAATCAAAGTAAGTTGTATGTTTCCCGGCTCCATCGCCACCTCTTTTTTTGATAACGTGGATGAATCGGAAACGCACGATAATATGATGCAGCCCGAAGACGTTGCTGATACCCTCATGCATCTGCTCAAAACACCCGATAATATGCTGATTAATGAAATTGTGATGAGGCCGCTTAATCCCAAAAATCCGAATGAGTCGTAATTTTTCGTTTCTCTTATTTTTCCTATTGATAGCTGTGGCCGTTTCATGCAGTGATCCGGACAGGCCAGAAGATCTTCTTGATGAGGATCGCTATGTCCACATTTTTACGGAATTGGTGATTATCCAGCAGCTTACTGATGATCAGCTCGGGCCTGTTTCCCGGGAATATCTCGTGGAGCAGGTGTATGAAAAATATGATGTCAGTGAAGATCGGTTCAATCGATCACATCACTATTTTCAGCGTCAGCCCGACAAACAGCTTGAACGAATCGATCGAGTTGAAAACCGGATCAAAGCGAAGAGAGATCTTTTCCAGGAACGCCTGGATGAAAAAACGGAGGGAGAGCGTACCCAGCCGGCCGTGCGCGATACTACCTGATCATTCACGAGTATTACAAAACAATTCAGTGTGTCTTTATCTCCTGAGTTTGTAAACCTTGCCCTCATCTTCTACACGCACCACCCGCTCCTCGCGAGCCATTATTCCCAGTATTGATTTCAGTTTCGATTTTGCCCAACCGGTCTCCTCAACCAGTTGATCGAGGCTGTGTGTTCCGTCATCCAGTAGCTGTTCCATCCGTTTAATCTCTTGATCATCAGGTGAATAGGCACCGTTACCGGAACCTTTAATGCAATTATCACAATGACCGCATGGTGAAGTCTCCGTCTCGCCAAAATATGTTCTCAGGAACTGCTCACGGCAGCCATCTGTCTCAATATACTGCTTCATATAATTGAGCTTGGTCAGTAGCACATCCCGATAATGATACGCTTCGTTGTGATCGATCTGGAGTTTTTTCATTCGTGCATCCATCAGCCGAATAAGTGGCTGATCCCCAAGTTTTTCAACATTCAGTATCCGGTCATGCTCCGCAAAAACGTGTAGACCTTTCTCCAGCTGACGCGGTGTGACGTTTAGTTTTTCACACAGATACGATTCATCCAGGTAATGCATCTGTTCAAAAGCATCGGCGCCGAACTGACGAAAGATCGTATCCAGAAATTCCATTTTTTTTGAGTCAGAGCTCTGAATTTGAGTCCGTATATAATGACGGCCAGCTGTAAACTGCACCCCGATTTTTGATACATGCAGCTCCGTTTTTTCTAAAACTCCCAGTCTTTCCAAAACCCGGACTGACACATCCACCTGCTTTTTTTTAAGCCCGGTTCTCTTGGCAACGCGATCGTAGCTGACCGGTTCCGGTTTGATGGATTCACTGCCGATGGCAAGTTCCAGTTCATCACAAAGTCCGTTATACACATTTTGAAGGATTTTATATTCGGGATACCCCCCTTCAATTCGTTTTTTTGCAAGTTCTGCATCTCCCGATTTATAGATCAGAATTGGATAACTTTCGGCACCATCACGCCCTGCACGTCCCGCTTCCTGGTAAAATGCCTCGATCGAAATCGGCATGGTGTGATGGATGACAAACCGGCAATCGGCTTTATCAATTCCCATACCAAACGCATTGGTTGATACCACAACTGGAGTCTTACCGCTGATCCACCGTTTCTGAATTGCTTCTCTGTCACTGCTCTGCAGGCCTGCGTGATATGCCTCCGATATTATCCCGATTTTTGAGAATTCAGCTGCCCATTTCATGCAGTCTCTTCTTGTACTGCAATACACGATTCCGCTGCCTTTTTCTGCTCCTTTTTGTACAGCATTTAATAGTGAACGGCGGCGCTGTGGGGTTTGATTGACCCACCACAACAGGTTTTCTCTGCCAAATCCACCTGCTATGATCGTGGGATTTTTAAACCCGAGGTTTTTAATGATATCGTCTTTCACCTCTGGAGTTGCGGTAGCGGTGAGTGCAATCCAGCGTACCTGATCCGCCGCGTCCCCCAGTTCCTCTCGTATCTGCCTGTAACTGGGCCTGAAACTATGTCCCCATTCTGATATACAGTGTGCTTCGTCTACAGCCAGCAAGGAGATATTCAGGTTTTGCTGTTCATGTTTCCAGAGTTCTGTAGTGAGTCTTTCCGGGGCGATATACAGAAGTTTATACATTCCGTTTCGGGCATTGACCAGCCGCTGTTCAACCTCATATCCGGGAAGCGTACTGTTGATAAAGGTTGCCCGAATACCATTTTTTTTGAGCTGATCCACCTGGTCTTGCATCAGGGCAACGAGAGGGGAAATCACCACGGTAAGGCCATCGAAAAGCAGTGCGGGCACCTGGTAACAAAGTGATTTTCCGCCACCGGTTGGAAACAGAACCAGCGTATCTTTGCCATCGAGAACAGATTGAACCACTTCATCCTGGCTCGGCCGAAAGGAATCGTACCCCCAATATTTTTGTAGCGCCTTCCGGGCGTGTGATAAATCAGGTGTATCCATCTGATAATCAGGTTCTGTTCAATTCACGTTAAGATTTGCTGAATAAAAAGATAATCATTTCCGGGTATTCGCACACAGTGTGGAAAAGTCTGCCCCAAGGGTATAATTCATTCTTTAATAACCTTAATTCGATTAATAACCTATTTCATTTATTCAGTATCAAGTCTCCCCTAACAAGGGGAGATTTAGAGGGGTGTCCATCGGTTTTTGCCACACTATGATGAACATCCCCCTTCCCGAAGGGATCCCTTTGGGGCAATCCCCCTTTTCTAAGGGGGACCTTTTAGGTTCTCATTTTAGAATAGAACTCAGGTTTATAGTTTAAACAAAAAAAAGGCGCGGATAGAGTTATATCCACGCCTTTATAATTTTTACAGATTTTTGATTGAAAATCGGATTCAGATCAAACGACTGCTTTCATGTATCCACGACGCATTTCCGCGATGGCAGAAATGCTGATACCTACCGGACACACTGCTTCACATTCAGCATGATTGGAACAATCTCCGAATCCTTCCTTCTCCATCTGCTCAACCATGGCAACAGAGCGTCTGTTACGCTCAGGCTGGCCCTGAGGCAGGCTGTTCAGGTGTGCAAGTTTTGCTCCTGTAAAGAGAGATGCCGACGAGTTCGGGCAAGCCGCAACACATGCACCGCACCCGATGCAGGTAGCATAGTCAAACGCTGCTTCGGCTGTATCTTTCTCAACCGGAATTAAGTTCGCTTCAGGTGCAGCACCTGTTTTAATCGAAACATAGCCGCCCGCTTCAATAATGCGATCAAAAGCAGAACGGTCTACAACAAGATCTTTGATAACAGGAAATGCTTCTGCGCGGGGTGGTTCGATTACGATGGTATCGCCATCGCTGTAATTCCTCATATGAAGCTGACAGACAGCCGTCAGGTGCTTGGGCCCGTGCGCCCGCCCGTTGATCACAAGGTTGCAGGAACCACAGATTCCCTCGCGGCAGTCATAATCAAACTCAACCGGTTCTTTCCCTTCTTTAATCAGGTTTTCGTTCAGTACATCGAGCATCTCCAGGAACGACATATGCTCGCTCACACCGTTCAGTTTGTAGTCCTGAAACCGGCCCTTTGCTTTCGCATTTTCCTGGCGCCATATCTTAAGGTTAATCGTCATTTCACTCATAATATTCCTTATTTGTAACTTCGTTGTTTCAGTTCCACAAACTCAAAATTGAGATCCTCTTTGTGGAGGGTGGTTTCAAGTTTACCGTTTACGCCATGATACTCCCATGCCGATACATATGAGAAATCTTCATCATTCCGGATCGCTTCCCCCTCCGCAGACTGGTATTCCTCGCGAAGGTGGCATCCGCATGATTCGTCTCTGTCGAGCGCATCGAGTGCCATCAGTTCAGCCAGTTCGAAGTAATCGGCCACACGAAGGGCAAATTCCAGGTATTTGTTGTAGTACGTTGACTCACCCGGCACACGAACGTTTTGATTAAACTCATCACGAAGTGTACGGATCTGTTTCACAGCCTCTTCCAGGCCCTCTTTGCTTCGGTTGATCCCAACTTTATCCCACATAATCTTTCCGAGTTCACGGTGGAACTCAATTACGGTTTTGTCACCGTTTATGGAGAGTAGTCTATCGAGCTGTTTTGAGGAGGTTTCTGCCGCCTCTTTAAATGAGATATGATCTGTA
Coding sequences:
- a CDS encoding DUF4296 domain-containing protein, whose product is MSRNFSFLLFFLLIAVAVSCSDPDRPEDLLDEDRYVHIFTELVIIQQLTDDQLGPVSREYLVEQVYEKYDVSEDRFNRSHHYFQRQPDKQLERIDRVENRIKAKRDLFQERLDEKTEGERTQPAVRDTT
- a CDS encoding ATP-dependent DNA helicase RecQ; this encodes MDTPDLSHARKALQKYWGYDSFRPSQDEVVQSVLDGKDTLVLFPTGGGKSLCYQVPALLFDGLTVVISPLVALMQDQVDQLKKNGIRATFINSTLPGYEVEQRLVNARNGMYKLLYIAPERLTTELWKHEQQNLNISLLAVDEAHCISEWGHSFRPSYRQIREELGDAADQVRWIALTATATPEVKDDIIKNLGFKNPTIIAGGFGRENLLWWVNQTPQRRRSLLNAVQKGAEKGSGIVYCSTRRDCMKWAAEFSKIGIISEAYHAGLQSSDREAIQKRWISGKTPVVVSTNAFGMGIDKADCRFVIHHTMPISIEAFYQEAGRAGRDGAESYPILIYKSGDAELAKKRIEGGYPEYKILQNVYNGLCDELELAIGSESIKPEPVSYDRVAKRTGLKKKQVDVSVRVLERLGVLEKTELHVSKIGVQFTAGRHYIRTQIQSSDSKKMEFLDTIFRQFGADAFEQMHYLDESYLCEKLNVTPRQLEKGLHVFAEHDRILNVEKLGDQPLIRLMDARMKKLQIDHNEAYHYRDVLLTKLNYMKQYIETDGCREQFLRTYFGETETSPCGHCDNCIKGSGNGAYSPDDQEIKRMEQLLDDGTHSLDQLVEETGWAKSKLKSILGIMAREERVVRVEDEGKVYKLRR
- a CDS encoding succinate dehydrogenase/fumarate reductase iron-sulfur subunit: MTINLKIWRQENAKAKGRFQDYKLNGVSEHMSFLEMLDVLNENLIKEGKEPVEFDYDCREGICGSCNLVINGRAHGPKHLTAVCQLHMRNYSDGDTIVIEPPRAEAFPVIKDLVVDRSAFDRIIEAGGYVSIKTGAAPEANLIPVEKDTAEAAFDYATCIGCGACVAACPNSSASLFTGAKLAHLNSLPQGQPERNRRSVAMVEQMEKEGFGDCSNHAECEAVCPVGISISAIAEMRRGYMKAVV
- a CDS encoding type III pantothenate kinase, coding for MIFIEAGNTAVKAVRVHPEKFDEIFRVETEQPALLKKEMQNLTDGEQILLSSVRKDMTEVINDTHNRLNVQQITYKNLGVVSLDYKTPETLGIDRVLACLGAATDAGGKDVIVIDSGTACTIDYMSGDFSFKGGVIMPGLAVYRKGMQQILPELPQTDHSLPDHFPGRSTEESLRWGVYGGFIYSIASFVEKYRKQNPSVKIYSAGGDGLKLSEDLRKRFSLSVNFRQELVFDGMRAYLSLNKEKEV
- a CDS encoding DEAD/DEAH box helicase, coding for MTFNSLHLIDPILKSLKELGYTQPTPVQSKAIPIALKGTDVLASAQTGTGKTAAFAIPILQNLSSSTDTNQRNRKIRSLVVTPTRELAIQIDESLKNYGRYTDLRSTVIFGGVNQKKQVKELNRGVDILTATPGRLLDLMNQGHISLRDVEVFVLDEADRMLDMGFIHDVKKIMADLPKKRQTLFFSATMPREIVSLSNSILHNPVKIEITPNEPTVEAISQGIYFVDKGNKKQLLLDVLQDSEIESALVFTRTKHGANKIVKLLNKNSIEAEAIHGNKSQTARQRALGNFKDQKTRILVATDIAARGIDVDELKHVINYEIPNIPETYVHRIGRTGRAGANGTALSFCDAVEKEYLRDIEKLIGKNIPVVDDHEYPLVDHNPPDPKNQQNSNNGKSRKNNNKSRNQQKSRSTSGRKRKRSRN
- a CDS encoding SDR family oxidoreductase encodes the protein MDIKNKIAIVTGASSGIGTEFSRKLIQEGATVYGLARNIDRLKELQNILGESFLPVKMDVTDHEKIASWVGKTFTEGKGPDILINNAGLGLFGPVDELKLEDWETMMNVNVNGIFYLTRQIVPLMKRSGSHSHIINIASIAGMLGNPNLSGYNATKFAVRGFSEALFKELRYDKIKVSCMFPGSIATSFFDNVDESETHDNMMQPEDVADTLMHLLKTPDNMLINEIVMRPLNPKNPNES